The following coding sequences are from one Halobacteriovorax sp. JY17 window:
- a CDS encoding (2Fe-2S)-binding protein, with amino-acid sequence MSEFNQRPFLISAKASAIVGERTYTIFLDINNKSRLEGFYFECPSDDELFESFSDLATSLERVPISSISSSVSKWKNERENFFKEKIINLPEYLLEQALAEYEGTNYNYENLNTKSSDQLICRCFGVSEGQIFDLLQAEPKATLLTIADKLKATIGCGSCKADVSASLIKAKNVKLIQSDELKALDLKFDTDGNRIRPLGLTPSEFVLKVDELKKKWMKEQELEKFQIEIIGISGHALSFKVLPAENGRYILDTFSEYAQDKLGLTLRFDLLL; translated from the coding sequence ATGAGTGAGTTTAATCAAAGGCCTTTTCTTATTTCTGCTAAGGCCTCCGCTATTGTTGGTGAAAGAACCTATACTATTTTCCTTGATATTAATAATAAGTCTCGCTTAGAAGGATTCTATTTCGAATGTCCGTCTGATGATGAGTTATTTGAATCTTTTAGCGACCTAGCAACTTCATTGGAGAGAGTTCCAATTTCTTCAATCTCATCTAGTGTGTCGAAGTGGAAAAATGAAAGAGAGAACTTCTTTAAAGAAAAAATAATTAATCTTCCTGAGTATCTACTAGAGCAGGCCCTAGCTGAGTATGAGGGAACTAATTATAATTATGAAAATTTAAATACTAAGAGTTCTGATCAATTAATATGTCGCTGCTTTGGTGTCTCAGAGGGACAGATCTTTGATTTATTACAAGCTGAACCAAAGGCTACACTCTTAACTATTGCTGATAAGTTAAAGGCTACAATTGGTTGTGGAAGTTGTAAGGCAGATGTCTCGGCTTCTCTTATAAAAGCAAAGAATGTGAAATTAATTCAGTCAGATGAATTGAAGGCCCTCGATTTAAAGTTTGATACAGATGGAAATCGCATAAGGCCTTTAGGGCTTACTCCTAGTGAGTTTGTTTTAAAAGTAGATGAACTGAAAAAGAAGTGGATGAAAGAGCAGGAGTTAGAGAAGTTTCAAATTGAAATTATTGGAATTAGTGGGCATGCTCTAAGCTTTAAAGTCCTACCTGCTGAAAATGGTCGCTATATTTTAGATACATTTTCTGAATACGCACAAGATAAGTTAGGACTAACTCTTCGTTTTGATCTGCTTCTCTAG
- the map gene encoding type I methionyl aminopeptidase, which translates to MISIKSSREIELMRATSKLASQTLEFIGPYVVPGVSTEELNKLCHDFIIENGAYPSPLNYHGFPKSICTSKNEIICHGIPSKRDVLKDGDILNIDVTTYLNKFHGDTNKTFLVGDVSPEVKKLVDVTYICMREGINQVRPGAHIGDIGAVIQEIAHGYGYSVVEEYCGHGIGREFHEEPQVVHVGKKGTGPEIKPGMTFTIEPMINLGNRHCKVLKDNWTVITKDKKWSAQFEHTILCTDDGHDILTLRSDEEREFSL; encoded by the coding sequence ATGATTTCAATTAAATCTTCTAGAGAAATAGAATTAATGAGAGCAACGAGTAAGCTAGCATCTCAAACTCTTGAATTTATTGGGCCATATGTTGTTCCTGGGGTCTCGACCGAGGAATTAAATAAACTCTGCCATGATTTCATTATAGAGAATGGGGCCTATCCATCTCCGCTTAATTATCACGGATTTCCAAAGTCTATCTGTACATCGAAGAATGAAATTATTTGTCATGGAATACCTTCAAAGAGGGACGTTCTAAAAGACGGGGATATTCTCAATATCGATGTGACGACTTATTTAAATAAGTTTCATGGTGATACGAATAAGACTTTTTTAGTAGGGGATGTTTCTCCTGAAGTGAAGAAACTAGTTGATGTTACTTATATCTGTATGAGAGAGGGAATTAATCAAGTTCGTCCGGGGGCCCATATTGGTGATATTGGAGCGGTAATTCAAGAGATCGCTCACGGTTATGGTTACTCTGTTGTGGAAGAATATTGTGGACATGGAATTGGAAGAGAGTTCCATGAAGAGCCACAAGTTGTTCACGTTGGTAAGAAGGGGACTGGTCCAGAAATTAAGCCGGGTATGACTTTCACTATTGAACCAATGATCAACCTTGGAAATCGTCACTGTAAAGTTTTAAAAGATAATTGGACTGTTATTACAAAAGATAAGAAGTGGTCTGCTCAATTTGAGCACACAATTCTTTGTACAGATGATGGACACGACATCCTAACTCTAAGGTCTGATGAAGAGAGAGAATTTAGTCTCTAA
- a CDS encoding ATP-binding protein — MEHKKLLRNSIKSYIILGVIFLLAGSFIAVIGHWTLSVNRDSLQRVYSFRLFSRGNFQVIAANLRAVTHLTQAIHERNQLKLEEGYLHLESAYGFLVSIDSELFLQNAKSSFSEDFETYDALLDKYATILEDPYSKSSYALALSLQQDIKLLNQFLGYAESEFWKQRAEDFESIRLRNKIIEKIYWSLVLSFIVGLFILIYFLFERLKIENLLEKQKVEMVANSRLTALGHFSAGVAHEINNPLTVILWRTKSLQKNLSTLIARDEKVKSDLESITMNTNRIDKIIKSIKTLSKNGERDDREKLLISSLRDQINDILSPKISTENFNFKFTSNCYDKYIYVREVQIIQVLINLINNSIDAIEFLDEKWIEVSVISRDQNIEISVTDSGSGIPKKIQPHLFSLFFTTKSQSKENSGIGLPLSHQIIKDHRGSLTYNSKSLNTQFLITIPQENYSPEV, encoded by the coding sequence ATGGAACACAAGAAACTACTTAGAAACTCTATTAAAAGTTACATCATTTTAGGAGTCATCTTTCTCCTCGCGGGTTCATTTATAGCAGTGATTGGTCACTGGACATTATCCGTAAATAGAGACTCCTTGCAACGAGTTTATTCTTTTAGATTATTTTCAAGAGGAAATTTTCAAGTGATCGCAGCAAACCTTCGTGCTGTCACACATCTCACTCAGGCCATTCACGAAAGAAATCAGCTAAAACTTGAAGAAGGCTATCTACACTTAGAGTCGGCCTATGGCTTCTTAGTTTCCATTGACTCTGAATTATTTCTCCAAAATGCAAAAAGCTCTTTTAGCGAAGATTTCGAAACATATGATGCCCTACTCGATAAGTATGCCACTATCTTAGAAGACCCTTATTCGAAAAGCTCTTATGCTCTAGCACTAAGTCTTCAACAAGATATAAAACTCTTAAATCAATTCCTAGGCTATGCTGAATCAGAATTCTGGAAACAAAGAGCAGAGGACTTTGAAAGTATTCGTCTTAGAAATAAAATTATAGAAAAAATTTATTGGAGTCTTGTTCTCTCTTTTATTGTTGGTCTCTTTATCTTAATTTACTTCTTATTTGAAAGACTCAAAATAGAAAATCTTCTTGAAAAACAAAAGGTTGAAATGGTGGCGAACTCAAGACTCACCGCCCTTGGCCACTTCTCCGCAGGCGTTGCTCATGAAATTAATAATCCTTTAACAGTTATACTCTGGAGAACAAAGTCTCTTCAAAAAAACTTATCCACTCTCATTGCCCGAGATGAAAAAGTAAAAAGTGATCTAGAAAGTATTACAATGAACACTAATAGAATTGATAAAATTATTAAGAGTATTAAAACTCTTTCAAAGAATGGTGAAAGAGATGATAGAGAGAAACTTCTTATTAGTAGTTTAAGAGATCAGATAAATGATATTCTCTCTCCAAAAATTTCGACTGAAAACTTTAATTTCAAATTCACTTCTAACTGCTACGACAAGTATATCTACGTACGTGAAGTACAGATCATTCAGGTTCTTATTAACCTCATCAATAATAGTATTGATGCCATAGAGTTTTTAGATGAGAAGTGGATTGAAGTTAGTGTTATTTCCAGAGATCAGAATATTGAAATATCCGTAACTGATAGTGGCTCAGGAATTCCAAAGAAAATTCAACCTCACCTCTTTAGCTTATTCTTTACGACTAAATCTCAATCTAAAGAAAATTCTGGGATAGGTCTCCCCCTCTCTCATCAGATAATTAAAGATCATAGAGGATCTCTAACTTATAATTCGAAGTCTCTGAACACTCAATTTCTCATCACCATTCCTCAGGAAAATTACTCTCCAGAAGTATGA
- a CDS encoding NAD(P)-dependent oxidoreductase: MDTLNKIDIIRVSTSSYQGEDFQRNEQRILEDKFPINYQVEKNTSRNHILITNSNTEVEDLIISDKTKLIIHPNSGYDNFSFQFVRDCPCPIIIGNEIRMNAVVNYTISALLNHLNRIPHQKTWDSSRLWNRDLLQEKKILIIGLGHIGSKVKEIVESLGGSPKLYDPFKGHSDLDFKDVEIILLCASLNPVSEKIINEEILEKVSSNLLIINGARGGLIDQAPLIKFLKLNQNSFAYLDVFEKEPFLEEQFSNLSNICLTSHIAGVHNHLNSNIIQFECKIIESFLNSKSIQEFEEDNRESLLQSKMQEGYLI; encoded by the coding sequence ATGGATACTTTAAATAAAATAGATATTATCAGAGTTAGCACCTCCTCTTATCAAGGGGAGGATTTCCAAAGAAATGAACAGAGAATTCTAGAAGATAAATTCCCTATAAACTACCAAGTCGAAAAAAACACATCTAGAAATCATATACTCATCACCAATAGCAATACTGAAGTCGAAGATTTAATAATTTCGGATAAGACGAAATTAATTATTCACCCTAATTCTGGGTACGATAATTTCTCCTTTCAATTTGTAAGAGATTGTCCTTGCCCTATCATTATTGGAAATGAAATTAGAATGAATGCGGTAGTGAACTATACCATTTCGGCACTTCTAAATCATTTAAATAGAATACCACATCAGAAGACATGGGATTCCTCTAGACTCTGGAACCGAGATTTATTACAGGAGAAGAAGATTCTCATCATTGGTCTTGGTCACATAGGAAGTAAAGTTAAAGAGATTGTCGAGTCTCTTGGCGGAAGTCCTAAACTATACGATCCCTTTAAAGGTCATAGTGATCTAGATTTTAAAGATGTTGAAATTATACTTCTTTGTGCAAGCTTAAATCCTGTTAGCGAGAAAATAATAAATGAAGAAATACTAGAGAAAGTATCCTCTAATCTTCTCATAATAAATGGTGCTAGAGGCGGACTTATTGATCAGGCTCCTCTCATAAAATTCTTAAAGCTAAATCAAAATTCATTTGCTTACTTAGATGTATTTGAAAAAGAGCCTTTTCTGGAAGAGCAATTTTCCAACTTATCTAATATATGCCTAACCTCTCATATCGCAGGTGTGCATAACCATTTGAATTCGAATATAATTCAATTTGAGTGTAAAATAATAGAAAGCTTTCTAAATTCAAAGTCTATTCAAGAGTTTGAAGAAGATAATAGAGAGTCTCTCCTGCAGTCAAAAATGCAAGAGGGATATTTAATATAG
- a CDS encoding arginase family protein, translating to MCEKFYDITKNLLCPPGNGVFTVNTAKERKEKLHLSLYKTTENIETLWKDSIKENLHNSKPLLLGVCSDTGGGIQRGANWGPLFLRNTLLEEHPELDYSDIGDIRVIPHLLHDKYLNTETIESCRNALYQDRDSSYPVSALSLTEEFCDQLFTEFPKKKLFSIGGDHSVSYPLVKSYLRAKKKQGIKAAIIHFDAHTDLLVERLGIDICFGSWCTHILPFLDSPEHLIQLGIRSSGKERSHWENTFGVQQFWATEIKEKGANEVAKGIVAYLKKEAIDELYVSFDIDALDEKYASATGTPEPGGIDPEQAISIIKILAKEFKITGADMVEIAPLVCADHVTHPEPQTTLSVGAAISAILIEALSDGNS from the coding sequence ATGTGTGAGAAATTTTACGATATAACTAAGAACTTACTATGTCCTCCAGGAAATGGAGTCTTCACTGTAAATACTGCAAAAGAGAGGAAGGAGAAACTTCACCTTTCATTATATAAGACTACCGAAAATATCGAAACTCTTTGGAAAGATTCTATTAAAGAAAACCTACACAACTCTAAACCACTACTTCTAGGAGTTTGCAGTGATACAGGAGGAGGAATTCAAAGAGGAGCAAATTGGGGACCACTATTTTTAAGGAATACACTTTTAGAAGAACATCCTGAACTAGACTATAGTGATATTGGTGATATTAGGGTTATCCCTCACCTTTTACACGATAAGTATTTAAACACTGAGACAATAGAGAGTTGTAGAAATGCTCTCTATCAAGATAGAGATTCTTCTTATCCAGTAAGTGCTCTTAGTTTAACAGAAGAATTTTGTGACCAACTCTTTACAGAGTTTCCAAAGAAGAAATTATTTTCAATAGGTGGAGATCACTCAGTGAGCTACCCTCTTGTTAAGAGTTACCTTAGAGCAAAGAAGAAGCAAGGAATCAAAGCTGCAATTATTCACTTTGACGCTCACACTGACCTACTTGTTGAAAGACTTGGAATTGATATTTGCTTTGGGAGTTGGTGTACTCATATCCTTCCCTTTCTTGACTCTCCCGAGCATTTAATTCAGTTAGGAATTAGATCAAGTGGAAAAGAGAGGTCCCACTGGGAGAATACTTTTGGTGTTCAACAATTTTGGGCGACTGAAATAAAAGAGAAAGGGGCCAATGAAGTGGCTAAGGGAATTGTGGCCTACTTAAAGAAAGAAGCTATTGATGAGCTCTATGTGAGTTTTGATATTGATGCTCTCGATGAAAAATATGCTAGTGCAACAGGTACTCCGGAGCCAGGAGGAATAGACCCTGAGCAGGCCATAAGTATTATTAAAATACTTGCGAAGGAATTTAAAATTACGGGAGCAGATATGGTTGAAATAGCTCCACTTGTTTGCGCAGATCACGTCACTCATCCAGAGCCACAGACAACTCTAAGTGTAGGGGCCGCAATATCAGCAATTCTCATTGAGGCCCTAAGCGATGGCAATTCTTAA
- a CDS encoding molybdopterin-dependent oxidoreductase, with product MKHLISIILLLFSINIYSINYSKQKVFIGGNVKAPKTYTIEEISKLPQSTADIHDPYSKNKKVRFQGILLADLFKIHANKNSKRIEIIAINDYKVTIDRSFIEKEKMLLAIKGDGSFLTVKEKGPARIVVPGKGELKEGKLAKEGVNWVWFVRSINFL from the coding sequence ATGAAACACCTAATTTCAATTATACTTCTTCTTTTTTCAATAAATATCTACTCTATTAACTACTCCAAACAAAAGGTTTTCATTGGTGGGAATGTAAAGGCCCCTAAGACTTACACAATTGAAGAAATTTCTAAGCTTCCTCAAAGCACAGCAGATATTCACGATCCCTATTCAAAGAATAAGAAAGTTAGGTTTCAAGGAATCCTATTAGCAGACCTATTTAAAATACATGCTAATAAGAATTCAAAGAGAATAGAAATTATTGCTATCAATGACTATAAAGTAACAATTGACAGAAGTTTTATTGAGAAAGAGAAAATGCTTCTTGCTATTAAAGGAGATGGATCTTTTTTAACAGTCAAAGAGAAAGGACCTGCGAGAATAGTTGTTCCAGGAAAGGGAGAACTCAAAGAAGGAAAATTGGCAAAAGAAGGTGTTAACTGGGTCTGGTTTGTGAGGAGTATTAACTTCTTATAA
- the rfaD gene encoding ADP-glyceromanno-heptose 6-epimerase has product MILVTGGAGFIGSVLIKELNQLGREDILIVDRFAESDKWSNLVGLKYHDYFNCDEFLHGIVDEVIEAVTFIFHIGACSATTELNMDYLMRNNVEYSKVLFELATERDIPIVYASSAATYGDGEKGYSDDHSKIREFSPLNRYGYSKQLVDEWVLKQEKLPTQWFGLKYFNVYGPNEYHKGDMRSLVHKAYGQILESGQVKLFKSHRDDYEDGKQLRDFIYVKDIARAMIEMMNPSSANFSGIYNLGTGKARSFLDLMKATFKSMGRDENIEFIDMPERFRNQYQYYTQADMTKFKEFLPHFKFTTLEDGVEDYVKNYLVDGDKHY; this is encoded by the coding sequence ATGATTTTAGTTACGGGTGGAGCTGGCTTCATTGGAAGTGTTTTAATCAAAGAGCTTAATCAGCTCGGAAGAGAGGATATTTTAATTGTCGATAGATTCGCTGAATCTGATAAGTGGTCTAATCTGGTAGGACTAAAGTATCACGACTACTTTAACTGTGATGAATTTCTCCACGGAATTGTTGATGAAGTTATAGAAGCTGTCACTTTCATTTTTCATATTGGAGCTTGCTCGGCGACGACTGAGTTGAATATGGATTATCTCATGAGAAATAATGTAGAGTACTCTAAGGTCCTCTTTGAGCTTGCGACAGAGCGTGACATTCCAATTGTCTACGCCTCTTCAGCTGCAACTTATGGCGATGGAGAAAAGGGTTATAGTGACGATCATTCTAAAATTAGAGAATTCTCTCCTTTAAATCGCTATGGCTATTCAAAGCAATTAGTTGATGAATGGGTTTTAAAACAAGAGAAACTTCCAACACAGTGGTTTGGACTGAAGTACTTCAATGTCTATGGACCAAATGAATATCATAAGGGAGATATGCGCTCTCTTGTTCATAAGGCCTACGGACAAATTCTTGAAAGCGGACAGGTCAAATTATTTAAATCTCATAGAGACGATTACGAAGATGGAAAGCAACTTCGCGACTTTATTTATGTGAAAGACATTGCTCGTGCGATGATTGAGATGATGAATCCAAGCTCTGCAAACTTCTCTGGAATTTATAATTTAGGAACGGGAAAGGCGCGAAGCTTTTTAGATCTTATGAAAGCAACTTTTAAATCTATGGGGCGCGACGAGAATATTGAATTCATCGATATGCCTGAAAGATTTAGAAATCAATATCAGTATTACACTCAAGCAGATATGACTAAGTTCAAAGAATTTCTTCCACACTTTAAATTCACAACTCTTGAAGATGGTGTTGAGGACTATGTGAAGAATTACTTAGTCGACGGTGATAAACACTACTAG
- a CDS encoding glycosyltransferase encodes MFKHRISIIFSTFNELSLGLLELSLKSLSNLEYVEVIVVDGGSSDGTLELIENYPVKLIHSNISSRAERLNLGIESSSHELILLHHPRSLIDTKGLEYLLENYKSIQWGGFYHQFIEEHFLLKFTSWYSNEVRGKLRGIIYLDHCIFFKKSIVKKMPWVPEVVIFEDTEFSEKLNKLHPAVIIPFLSKTSAIRFKKNGVIRQLILNIVMKLCFYMKFSDELMNKIYEKGLGLNTKY; translated from the coding sequence ATGTTCAAGCATAGAATAAGTATAATTTTCTCCACCTTCAATGAGTTAAGCTTAGGACTCTTGGAGTTAAGTCTTAAATCTCTTTCTAACTTAGAGTATGTGGAAGTCATTGTTGTTGATGGTGGAAGTTCTGATGGAACTCTTGAGTTAATAGAGAATTATCCTGTAAAGTTAATCCATTCAAATATTTCTTCTAGAGCGGAGAGGCTAAATCTTGGAATTGAATCTTCTTCTCATGAACTTATTCTACTTCATCATCCAAGAAGTCTAATTGATACAAAAGGATTAGAGTACTTACTTGAAAACTATAAGAGTATTCAATGGGGTGGTTTTTATCATCAATTTATTGAAGAGCACTTCCTTCTTAAGTTCACCTCTTGGTATTCAAATGAGGTTAGAGGAAAACTTCGAGGAATTATTTACTTAGATCACTGCATTTTCTTTAAGAAGTCGATTGTAAAGAAAATGCCTTGGGTTCCTGAAGTTGTGATCTTTGAAGATACTGAGTTTAGTGAGAAGTTAAATAAGTTACACCCCGCAGTTATAATTCCCTTTCTAAGTAAGACGTCTGCTATTAGATTTAAAAAGAATGGAGTCATTAGGCAATTAATTTTAAATATTGTGATGAAGTTATGCTTCTATATGAAATTCTCTGATGAATTAATGAATAAAATCTATGAGAAGGGTCTAGGACTCAATACGAAGTATTAA
- a CDS encoding YiiX/YebB-like N1pC/P60 family cysteine hydrolase — MKKYIFLRIILLVFLVRGSFASNQQLQRDIENPDKLYLESSRIIGEVNFETGSGEATFLENGNSFTRLSLLLKRVDNFSLHLAEKIKSTLSSGRVVNGEEVYQISTLLNIYHGISVKFNELNTYAKPDGLNTFLQTGDTIRFGKDLLWLATYTKLYMSFYNNYLNYYKHINLRKIVKNLVKTKRESGQIKIDELFVMISHVLEEDNRREVREYFKKYREYQQKYTRKGASIEEEVQFLFFQIEQDHIVEKILSNNLENISNYTFTDTLMEVFGKVTNAISGVFGNLVGKVRWRHGHFYKDSFVKEKLMSKLQPLDILFEKTPFALTDTFIPGHFGHAALYLGTEEQLKNLEMWETSLIKPYQDRIRKGETIIEAIRPGVGLTTLDRFLEIDEIAIVRQKSLIKDTFEMYEIYRRALDQIGKKYDFNFDVETTDKIVCSELLFFAFGKINWPTVYILGRPTISPDNLAELTFYDNSPLKFELNYWSKKRGTLIEGSIEDLAKNIGYEKSLLRSTPEQIAFNKKEYRCKTVITTKLRSGSRRSRHIQRRVCGVEYEKKVYNSAESFRDGHNGYFK, encoded by the coding sequence ATGAAGAAGTATATTTTTCTAAGAATTATTCTACTAGTTTTTCTAGTTAGAGGCAGTTTCGCTTCTAATCAACAACTACAAAGAGATATTGAAAATCCTGATAAACTCTATCTCGAAAGTTCCAGAATAATTGGAGAAGTCAATTTTGAAACGGGAAGTGGAGAGGCAACTTTTCTAGAAAATGGTAACTCCTTTACAAGACTATCTCTTCTTTTGAAGAGAGTTGATAACTTCTCTCTTCACTTGGCCGAAAAAATTAAGAGTACACTCTCTAGTGGAAGAGTTGTTAACGGTGAAGAAGTCTATCAAATTTCAACTCTCTTAAATATCTACCACGGAATTAGTGTAAAATTTAATGAACTAAATACTTACGCAAAGCCAGATGGTCTTAATACTTTTCTTCAAACAGGCGACACAATAAGATTTGGTAAAGACCTACTTTGGTTGGCCACTTATACAAAACTTTATATGAGTTTTTATAATAACTACCTCAACTACTATAAGCATATTAACTTGCGAAAAATTGTAAAAAATCTTGTAAAAACAAAGAGAGAGTCTGGTCAAATAAAAATAGATGAACTCTTTGTAATGATCTCTCACGTCTTAGAAGAAGATAATAGAAGAGAAGTTAGAGAGTACTTTAAAAAGTATAGAGAATACCAGCAAAAGTACACACGAAAAGGAGCCTCAATTGAGGAAGAAGTTCAATTTCTCTTCTTTCAAATTGAGCAAGACCACATTGTTGAAAAGATTTTAAGTAATAACTTAGAGAATATTTCTAATTATACTTTTACAGATACTCTAATGGAAGTCTTTGGGAAAGTCACAAATGCTATTAGTGGCGTTTTTGGAAACCTTGTTGGAAAAGTAAGATGGAGACATGGTCACTTCTATAAGGATTCTTTTGTTAAAGAGAAATTAATGAGCAAACTTCAACCATTAGATATTCTCTTTGAGAAAACTCCTTTTGCTCTAACTGACACCTTTATTCCTGGTCACTTCGGTCACGCAGCTCTTTACTTAGGGACTGAGGAACAACTTAAAAACCTTGAGATGTGGGAAACAAGTTTAATAAAACCCTACCAAGACAGAATTAGAAAAGGTGAAACTATAATTGAGGCCATAAGACCAGGAGTAGGACTTACAACTCTAGATCGTTTTCTTGAAATTGACGAAATTGCAATAGTTAGACAAAAATCTCTGATAAAAGATACTTTTGAAATGTATGAGATATACAGAAGAGCATTGGATCAGATTGGAAAGAAGTATGACTTCAATTTTGATGTTGAAACAACTGATAAAATTGTTTGTTCAGAGCTTCTCTTCTTTGCTTTTGGTAAAATTAACTGGCCTACAGTTTACATACTAGGAAGACCTACTATTTCACCTGACAACCTAGCGGAATTAACATTCTACGATAACTCTCCTTTGAAATTTGAACTTAATTATTGGTCAAAGAAGAGAGGAACTTTAATTGAAGGAAGTATAGAAGATCTTGCTAAAAATATTGGTTATGAGAAAAGCCTTCTTAGAAGCACTCCCGAGCAAATTGCATTTAATAAGAAAGAATATAGATGTAAAACAGTTATTACGACAAAATTAAGATCAGGAAGTAGAAGGTCCAGACATATTCAAAGAAGAGTTTGTGGTGTAGAATACGAGAAAAAGGTCTACAATAGCGCAGAAAGCTTCAGAGATGGTCACAATGGATACTTTAAATAA
- the aat gene encoding leucyl/phenylalanyl-tRNA--protein transferase, giving the protein MAILNFPPIEQADENGLLAIGGDLEVKSLLKAYQGGIFPWPISEDFPLAWFAPDPRGIIDLKNFHLPKSFKKFLSRTKMTVEFNSNFESVIMNCAMAKRKEQAGTWITDQIIDGYINLHHAGYAYSVETYLYKDGRKRMVGGLYGTCIGNFFSGESMYHIEDNASKLALYTLIEKLKTMGITWLDTQMVTPVVQSMGGSEISRNEFMERLSKTDIDSASIPKF; this is encoded by the coding sequence ATGGCAATTCTTAACTTCCCTCCTATTGAGCAGGCCGATGAGAATGGACTGCTCGCCATAGGTGGAGACCTAGAAGTTAAGTCATTACTTAAGGCCTATCAAGGAGGAATTTTTCCATGGCCAATTTCAGAAGATTTTCCTCTTGCATGGTTTGCCCCTGATCCCCGCGGGATAATTGATTTAAAAAATTTTCATCTTCCTAAGAGTTTTAAAAAATTTCTAAGTAGGACTAAAATGACGGTGGAATTTAATAGTAATTTTGAGTCCGTTATCATGAACTGTGCAATGGCCAAGAGAAAGGAGCAGGCAGGGACTTGGATCACTGACCAAATCATAGATGGCTACATCAATCTACACCACGCAGGCTACGCCTACAGTGTCGAGACCTACCTCTACAAAGATGGTAGAAAGAGAATGGTAGGAGGTCTCTATGGAACTTGTATTGGGAACTTCTTTTCCGGCGAGTCCATGTACCATATTGAAGATAATGCTTCTAAGCTCGCCCTCTACACTCTTATCGAAAAACTAAAGACTATGGGGATAACCTGGCTCGATACTCAAATGGTTACACCTGTTGTTCAAAGTATGGGTGGAAGTGAAATTTCAAGAAATGAATTTATGGAGAGACTTTCCAAAACTGATATTGATTCGGCCAGTATTCCAAAATTTTAA
- the tatC gene encoding twin-arginine translocase subunit TatC, whose translation MSLVEHLEELRSTMVRVVAILAISFIVCYSQADIISEILLTPLRAALNNSNGQIIYLGLLDKVLSQFQVAFWSSVIISSPLWFFQVWKFIKPGLYDHEAKGVRPFIIVGFILFWLGISFGYFLVFPLTFETLMGFGVSNVTANISLKEYLVLASKVLVFLGIIFQLPNLLLILGFMGLVTKYSLRSVRSYVYVGFSALSAILTPPDVITMLGLWLPLTILFEIGILAVAFIVHPYLERHHTSGE comes from the coding sequence ATGTCCTTAGTCGAACATTTAGAGGAATTAAGATCGACAATGGTGAGAGTCGTTGCCATTTTAGCGATAAGCTTTATTGTTTGCTACTCACAGGCCGACATTATTTCTGAAATTCTCCTCACACCACTAAGGGCCGCTTTAAATAATAGTAACGGGCAAATCATCTACTTGGGACTATTGGACAAGGTTCTCAGTCAATTTCAAGTGGCCTTCTGGTCTAGTGTGATTATTTCATCACCTCTTTGGTTCTTTCAAGTTTGGAAGTTTATAAAACCAGGTCTCTATGATCACGAAGCAAAAGGTGTCAGACCTTTTATCATTGTGGGATTTATTCTCTTTTGGCTTGGAATTTCCTTTGGATACTTTCTTGTTTTCCCACTGACTTTTGAAACTTTAATGGGTTTTGGTGTCTCCAATGTAACGGCGAATATCTCTCTCAAGGAATACCTCGTCCTGGCATCTAAGGTTCTCGTCTTTCTTGGTATTATCTTCCAGTTGCCAAATCTTCTTCTCATTTTAGGATTTATGGGACTTGTTACAAAGTACTCCCTAAGATCAGTTAGAAGTTATGTCTATGTTGGGTTTTCGGCCTTAAGTGCTATTCTTACTCCTCCTGACGTTATTACGATGTTGGGCCTATGGCTTCCCCTCACAATTCTTTTTGAAATAGGAATTCTAGCTGTCGCTTTTATTGTTCATCCATACTTGGAAAGACATCATACTTCTGGAGAGTAA